One genomic segment of Methylorubrum populi includes these proteins:
- the sufB gene encoding Fe-S cluster assembly protein SufB, whose amino-acid sequence MPAVQETIDRVRSIDLDQYKYGFETVIEMEKSEKGLSEDVIRFISARKNEPAWLLEWRLDAYKRWLTMKEPEWARVEYDRVDYNGIYYYAAPKRQGPESLDDIDPEILKTYEKLGIPLREVEVLEGIAPERRVAVDAVFDSVSVATTFKKELEKAGVIFMPISEAVRAYPDLVKTYLGSVVPVTDNFFATLNSAVFSDGSFVYIPPDVRCPMELSTYFRINERDTGQFERTLIIADKGSYVSYLEGCTAPKRDDNQLHAAVVELVALEDAEIKYSTVQNWYPGDNDGKGGIYNFVTKRGDCRGARSKISWTQVETGSAITWKYPSCILRGDDSRGEFYSIAVSNGMQQVDSGTKMIHLGKNTTSRIISKGISAGRSQNTYRGLVSAHRRAKNARNFTNCDSLLIGDRCGAHTVPYIESKNASAVFEHEATTSKISEEQKFYCQQRGLSEEEATALIVNGFVRDVLQQLPMEFAVEAQKLISISLEGSVG is encoded by the coding sequence ATGCCTGCAGTGCAGGAGACCATCGATCGGGTTCGTTCGATCGACCTCGACCAGTACAAGTACGGTTTCGAGACCGTGATCGAGATGGAGAAGTCCGAGAAGGGCCTCTCCGAGGACGTGATCCGCTTCATCTCGGCGCGTAAGAACGAGCCCGCCTGGCTGCTCGAATGGCGCCTCGACGCCTACAAGCGCTGGCTCACGATGAAGGAGCCGGAGTGGGCGCGGGTCGAGTATGACCGGGTCGATTACAACGGCATCTATTACTACGCCGCGCCGAAGCGGCAGGGCCCGGAATCGCTCGACGACATCGATCCCGAGATCCTGAAGACCTACGAGAAGCTCGGCATCCCCTTGCGCGAGGTCGAAGTGCTGGAAGGCATCGCGCCGGAGCGCCGCGTCGCGGTCGATGCCGTGTTCGACTCGGTCTCGGTCGCCACGACATTCAAGAAGGAGCTCGAGAAGGCCGGCGTGATCTTCATGCCGATCTCCGAGGCCGTGCGCGCGTACCCGGACCTCGTGAAGACGTATCTCGGCTCGGTCGTGCCGGTGACCGACAATTTTTTTGCGACCCTCAACTCGGCCGTGTTCTCAGACGGGTCGTTCGTCTACATCCCGCCGGACGTGCGCTGCCCGATGGAGCTGTCGACTTACTTTCGCATCAACGAGCGCGACACCGGCCAGTTCGAGCGCACGCTGATCATCGCCGACAAGGGCTCCTACGTCTCGTATCTGGAAGGCTGCACCGCCCCGAAGCGCGACGACAACCAGCTCCACGCCGCGGTGGTCGAGCTGGTGGCGCTGGAGGACGCCGAGATCAAGTACTCGACCGTCCAGAACTGGTATCCCGGCGACAACGACGGCAAGGGCGGCATCTACAACTTCGTGACCAAGCGCGGCGATTGCCGTGGCGCCCGCTCGAAGATCTCGTGGACGCAGGTCGAGACCGGCTCGGCCATCACCTGGAAGTACCCGTCCTGCATCCTCCGGGGCGACGACTCGCGCGGAGAATTCTACTCGATCGCGGTGTCGAACGGCATGCAGCAGGTCGATTCCGGCACCAAGATGATCCATCTGGGCAAGAACACCACCAGCCGGATCATCTCGAAGGGCATCTCGGCGGGGCGATCGCAGAACACCTACCGGGGCCTCGTCTCGGCCCACAGACGAGCCAAGAACGCCCGCAACTTCACCAACTGCGACAGCCTGCTGATCGGCGACCGGTGCGGCGCGCACACCGTGCCCTACATCGAGTCGAAGAACGCGAGCGCGGTGTTCGAGCACGAAGCAACGACTTCGAAGATCTCCGAAGAGCAAAAATTCTACTGCCAGCAGCGCGGCCTCTCCGAGGAGGAGGCGACCGCCCTCATCGTCAACGGCTTCGTCCGCGACGTGCTACAGCAACTGCCGATGGAGTTCGCGGTGGAGGCCCAGAAGCTGATCTCGATCAGCCTTGAGGGCAGTGTTGGATAG
- a CDS encoding alpha/beta hydrolase, protein MPEVIFSGPAGRLEGRYQAPKKKGAPIAIVLHPHPQFGGTMNNQIVYNLFYTFANRGFAALRFNFRGVGRSQGAFDHGSGELSDAAAALDWVQSVNPEAKSCWIAGVSFGSWIGMQLLMRRPEIEGFISIAAMANRYDFTFLAPCPSSGLFVHGSEDRVAPAREVIPVIEKVKTQKGVIIEHQMVEGANHFFDGKVDELTRTVDTYLDQRLGAKTEAA, encoded by the coding sequence ATGCCCGAAGTCATCTTTTCCGGCCCCGCCGGCCGCCTGGAAGGCCGCTATCAGGCCCCCAAGAAGAAGGGTGCGCCGATCGCGATCGTGCTCCACCCGCACCCCCAGTTCGGGGGCACGATGAACAATCAAATCGTGTACAATCTTTTCTACACCTTCGCCAATCGCGGATTCGCAGCCCTGCGCTTCAATTTCCGCGGGGTCGGGCGCAGCCAGGGCGCGTTCGACCACGGTTCGGGCGAACTCTCCGACGCGGCCGCCGCCCTCGACTGGGTGCAGTCGGTCAACCCGGAGGCGAAGTCCTGCTGGATCGCCGGGGTCTCGTTCGGCTCGTGGATCGGGATGCAGCTCCTGATGCGGCGCCCGGAGATCGAGGGCTTCATCTCGATCGCCGCCATGGCCAACCGCTACGACTTCACCTTCCTCGCCCCCTGCCCCTCCTCCGGCCTGTTCGTGCACGGCTCCGAGGACCGGGTGGCGCCGGCCCGCGAGGTGATCCCGGTGATCGAGAAGGTGAAGACGCAGAAGGGCGTCATCATCGAGCACCAGATGGTCGAGGGCGCCAACCACTTCTTCGACGGCAAGGTCGACGAACTGACCCGGACGGTCGACACCTACCTCGACCAGCGCCTCGGGGCGAAGACCGAGGCGGCCTGA
- a CDS encoding cysteine desulfurase family protein, translated as MMSGARSYLDHNATSPVRPEVAAAVARALELPGNPSSIHAEGRAARHALQTARGRLAALLGTDPERVTFTSGGTEAANAVLSGALRKAGRPAPARLMISATEHPCVAAGHRFAPEAVEVLPVDAAGRFRLDALAARLDAARGEVVLISVHAANNETGVVQPLSEIVRLARDHGNALVHSDAVQAVGKIPLDFSALGLDALTLSGHKFAAPKGVGAMVLAEGVSLEAPFLRGGGQEARLRCGTENLSGIVGMGEAAAIAQAALEAAEAVRLAGLRDALEARLRALAPGFVVFGEGAPRLPNTLSFAVPGLEAATALIALDLAGLSVSSGSACASGKVARSPVLAAMGVSPALAAGALRVSFGWNSQGTDLERFVAGFERVVSSLYQRRGQAA; from the coding sequence ATGATGTCAGGTGCTCGCAGCTATCTCGATCACAATGCGACCTCCCCGGTGCGGCCGGAGGTCGCGGCGGCGGTCGCGCGCGCGCTCGAACTGCCCGGCAACCCCTCCTCGATCCACGCGGAAGGCCGCGCCGCCCGCCACGCGCTCCAGACGGCGCGGGGACGGCTCGCCGCCCTGCTCGGGACGGACCCTGAGCGCGTGACCTTCACCAGCGGCGGCACCGAGGCCGCCAACGCCGTGCTCTCCGGCGCGTTGCGCAAGGCCGGCCGGCCCGCCCCGGCCCGGCTGATGATCTCGGCCACCGAGCACCCTTGCGTCGCCGCCGGCCACCGCTTCGCACCCGAGGCGGTGGAGGTGTTGCCCGTCGACGCGGCCGGCCGCTTTCGCCTCGACGCGCTGGCGGCGCGGCTCGACGCGGCCCGCGGCGAGGTCGTGCTGATCTCGGTTCATGCGGCCAACAACGAGACCGGGGTGGTGCAGCCGCTGTCCGAGATCGTGCGGCTCGCCCGCGATCACGGAAACGCCCTGGTCCACAGCGACGCGGTGCAGGCGGTGGGCAAGATCCCGCTCGATTTTTCCGCGCTCGGCCTCGATGCCCTGACCCTGTCCGGCCACAAGTTCGCCGCTCCGAAGGGCGTCGGCGCGATGGTGCTGGCCGAGGGGGTGAGCCTGGAGGCGCCCTTCCTGCGCGGCGGCGGCCAGGAGGCGCGCCTGCGCTGCGGCACCGAGAACCTTTCGGGGATCGTCGGCATGGGCGAGGCGGCGGCGATCGCCCAGGCGGCCCTGGAGGCCGCCGAGGCGGTGCGGCTCGCCGGCCTGCGCGACGCCCTCGAAGCGCGCCTGCGGGCGCTCGCGCCCGGCTTCGTCGTGTTCGGCGAGGGCGCGCCGCGCCTGCCCAACACCCTCAGCTTCGCCGTGCCGGGCCTGGAGGCCGCCACGGCGCTGATCGCCCTCGATCTCGCCGGCCTGTCCGTCTCGTCGGGCTCGGCCTGCGCCTCGGGCAAGGTGGCCCGCTCCCCCGTGCTCGCGGCGATGGGCGTGAGCCCTGCGCTCGCCGCGGGAGCGCTGCGCGTCAGCTTCGGCTGGAATTCGCAAGGTACGGATCTCGAACGCTTCGTCGCGGGGTTCGAACGGGTCGTTTCGTCCCTATATCAGCGGCGAGGGCAGGCCGCCTGA
- the sufC gene encoding Fe-S cluster assembly ATPase SufC, whose amino-acid sequence MLEIKNLVVQIEDNRILNGLNLTVNDGEVAAIMGPNGSGKSTLSYVIAGKEDYEVLDGEILLDGQNVLEMEADARAAAGIFLAFQYPLEIPGVGTMTFLKACLNAQRKARGEDELSTPDFIRAVNAAADKLEIDKEMLKRALNVGFSGGEKKRMEILQMALLAPKFCVLDETDSGLDIDALRIVSEGVNALRAEGRSFLVITHYQRLLNHIVPDTVHVMSKGRIVKTGGKELALELEASGYAEYRASEAA is encoded by the coding sequence ATGCTCGAAATCAAAAACCTCGTCGTGCAGATCGAGGACAACCGCATCCTCAACGGCCTGAACCTCACCGTGAACGACGGCGAGGTCGCCGCGATCATGGGCCCGAACGGGTCCGGCAAGTCGACGCTCTCCTACGTCATCGCCGGCAAGGAGGACTACGAGGTCCTCGACGGCGAGATCCTGCTCGACGGGCAGAACGTGCTGGAGATGGAGGCCGACGCGCGCGCGGCCGCCGGCATCTTCCTGGCCTTCCAGTACCCGCTGGAGATCCCGGGCGTCGGCACCATGACCTTCCTCAAGGCCTGCCTCAACGCACAGCGCAAGGCGCGGGGCGAGGACGAACTCTCGACCCCCGATTTCATCCGCGCGGTGAACGCGGCGGCCGACAAGCTCGAGATCGACAAGGAGATGCTCAAGCGCGCGCTCAACGTCGGCTTCTCGGGTGGTGAGAAGAAGCGCATGGAGATCCTCCAGATGGCGCTGCTGGCCCCGAAGTTCTGCGTCCTCGACGAGACCGATTCCGGCCTCGACATCGATGCCCTGCGCATCGTCTCCGAGGGGGTGAACGCGCTGCGCGCCGAAGGACGCTCGTTCCTCGTCATCACCCACTACCAGCGGCTCCTCAACCACATCGTGCCCGACACCGTGCACGTCATGTCGAAGGGCCGGATCGTGAAGACCGGCGGCAAGGAACTGGCGCTCGAACTCGAGGCCAGCGGCTACGCCGAGTACCGCGCGAGCGAGGCTGCGTGA
- a CDS encoding GGDEF domain-containing protein: MSLKRIETDHLPRTRPMRWLTASGPHVPDEVQARLVKDFMVPLRAGAVGVIGDGSLQLIAAIRHPDGPFLYLLGAGLLILGLRAAFDLARRQPGWGRRVPIDLYFLLGHLSLAVVGIGSALVFATGDPLLQILAPAIMMGIASGVTMRDNGAPRFLVVQILLCTVPMMVAIALSGQPLLSILLVHIPMFDAYVIAKVFELNRLHLASVLAERESERRAMRDVLTGLSNRAGLMEALTRNLQRRGAGPFSLLYLDLDGFKAVNDTYGHATGDLLLQAVAARIGETMPERCVAARLGGDEFVVLIPDCGDRTAAKLGTRLVAAVSRPYTVGAGTVQVGVSIGIACAGADLCPDELLARADAALYAAKAAGKGRCALAEAKADARLAA, encoded by the coding sequence ATGTCGCTCAAACGTATCGAGACCGACCACTTGCCACGCACCCGGCCGATGCGCTGGCTGACGGCCTCCGGGCCGCACGTGCCGGACGAGGTCCAGGCACGCTTGGTCAAGGATTTCATGGTCCCGCTCCGTGCCGGCGCGGTCGGCGTGATCGGCGACGGCAGCCTGCAGTTGATCGCCGCCATCCGGCATCCCGATGGCCCGTTCCTGTACCTGCTCGGCGCCGGGCTGCTGATCCTCGGCCTGCGCGCGGCCTTCGATCTGGCTCGGCGGCAGCCCGGATGGGGGCGCCGGGTTCCCATCGATCTCTACTTCCTGCTGGGGCACCTGTCGCTGGCGGTCGTCGGCATCGGCAGCGCGCTGGTGTTCGCAACCGGCGACCCGCTGCTCCAGATCCTCGCTCCGGCCATCATGATGGGCATCGCCAGCGGCGTGACCATGCGCGACAACGGGGCGCCGCGCTTCCTCGTCGTGCAGATCCTGCTGTGCACCGTGCCGATGATGGTGGCGATCGCCCTCAGCGGCCAGCCCCTGCTCTCCATCCTCCTCGTCCACATCCCGATGTTCGACGCCTACGTCATCGCGAAGGTGTTCGAGCTGAACCGGCTCCACCTCGCCTCGGTGCTGGCGGAGCGCGAGAGCGAGCGCCGCGCCATGCGCGACGTGCTCACCGGGCTCTCCAACCGGGCCGGCCTGATGGAGGCCCTGACCCGCAACCTGCAGCGCCGGGGCGCGGGGCCGTTTTCGCTGCTCTATCTCGACCTCGACGGCTTCAAGGCGGTCAACGACACCTACGGCCACGCCACCGGCGACCTGCTGCTCCAGGCGGTGGCCGCACGGATCGGCGAGACGATGCCGGAGCGCTGCGTCGCGGCCCGGCTCGGCGGCGACGAGTTCGTGGTGCTCATCCCCGATTGCGGCGACCGGACCGCCGCGAAACTCGGCACGAGGCTCGTCGCCGCGGTCTCCCGTCCCTACACGGTCGGCGCGGGCACGGTGCAGGTCGGGGTCAGCATCGGAATCGCCTGCGCCGGGGCCGATCTCTGCCCGGACGAGCTCCTCGCCCGGGCCGACGCGGCGCTCTACGCCGCCAAGGCCGCCGGCAAGGGCCGCTGCGCCCTGGCCGAGGCGAAGGCGGACGCGCGCCTCGCCGCCTGA